The genomic stretch atttaattaacataaattttatgtaaataatattaatgataattaattttaatgtcaaAAATTGCGTACCAAAACTTTACCAAAACTGTACCAATTTCCAAGAAAATCCATGTAAAATACGTTGATATGAAAGTCCagtcaacataatatttgctCATAAAATCGTAGCTAGTAAATAGTCCATAAACATATAGATACTGATAAATTGCTTTTGTTCGCAGGAGTGGAACGATTACAAGCTCAAATGGAACCCTGACGATTACGGTGGTGTAGATACGTTGCACGTGCCTTCTGAACACATATGGCTGCCAGATATAGtgttatataataagtaagtCACCCTTATATATATTGTCGTAAGGtacttttttctttcaaaaataattctagGATTCTACGATGCTATTGTAAATTCTTTGACATTCAAAGACTACCTTCAAAGTTTAATCTCTTTATTTTCAACGAATACGGTAAGAAAGGATTGCTAtacgttttaattatatttatacttgCCGACTATAAGACTACCTTCAAAATTGGATAACTTTATTTTCGAATACTGTAAGGGAGAATTGCTAAaggtacattttaattaagtatatcTATACTTGCCAACTATTGCATTTGCACTGTCGATGTATAccaaatttttgtaaaactCTTTGATAGTTCATAATCATGATCTTTTACAAAATCTTATcagctatatatatataatataaactcaTGAGCTAATTTGAAGTCTAGAATAACCTACGTGATTAACTCACATTCTAAACATCCTTAAAACTAAAGATACACTGGCATTTTCACAAACTTAAACACATCAGAGAATGAAATGGGATTCATTGCAGCTTCCAGCAAGATGGTGTCTTCGTAATCCGTAAAAGAGGATTTAATTAAACGCCCTACAAACTCCCGACATTCATCTAACTCGGGCTGTTTACTTTGAAATCAATTTAAGAAAGTTCGTAAGGAACCTGTGTCCGGAACTTTCGCTAGACCCTATTTCTTTCAATGAGCGCAAACTTCTTATATaaaatgtgattttatttgGTGGTCCCCTTATCTCCTTATTCCCTCGGACGGCTGCCCATTATTTTGCATTATCACGGTTGCTCGACAAGTTTATCGTAGCTATTTCGCCGACAAAAACTGTGAAGCTATCACCCACGCTTTTGTACGGAAGAATTATCCGCATGTCAGGGCGCTGGAGTAATTTTCGGGCATATTTGCACGAAGCTTGTTAATGTTTGTGTTTTCGGtatggtatatttttaataattattgtccaCGTTCTTCCTAGTAGTTAATTTAACTATGGTAGGTAATGTAAAGGTAGGAATGgttttgtttatgaaaaataatttggaTGAATTGTGTCCATATTTTACCTTTAAATTTACTCTCATATCAACTTTGGATTTATGCaatgaaacatttaaataacaattgatcaatattttctttgatatTCGCAAAATTGTGAATTactttatctattttaatgtCTGTTTTTCAACTTTTAACAGTATGAAATTCCAAATAATAATCACCAGTGAGTTGCCAATTTTAAACTACAGCTATAAATTGGGTATTTAACGAAACCGCTTCCCCGTTCCATGCCAACTTAAGCCCGAGGTTATCGCAAGTACAACGCTTATTTAAAAACCCCATATATTTGCGAAGTCACCATTATCACTGCGGCTCACCGCATTTCTGCGCATTAAGAGTATCAATCCATTTGAAAACTTAAATCCTACGAAGTAAAGTTGAAAATTGAATGTGATTTATTAAACCGTGGCAGAGAGCGACCGAAGTTGGCCAGGCGGAATGCAAGATAAGTGCAAGCTTTAATCTAAATAGCATCAAGGTGGAATTAAACgtacaataaagtaaattGTGTCAAATGGAACAGATGTTACTTTGTTCCGTAATTACAAGGAGGTCAATTGAGGATTTTGTGACCACTTAGATAAGGTAATGATTTCGATTGAAGACTTCTGTGAACTTTTAGTGGTTTGGATGTTGGAGGTCTTAAAGCGATACGGTTGATTGTTAGTCTGATTTCGAATACGTTTGATGTGTAAGCTTAAAAGATTAGAGAAAAAGATGTAAGAATCAAAACAGGCTTTTATACGAATtctcgttaaaaatatttcatgagATAGAATATCACTTCTTACGTAGTAATAGGTAAACGTTCTGgttttgtgttttataaaaattaacaacaaattcaatttatttatgttactgatatcataaaattatgaaacattttttaacatacaTAACATGTCTTAAAATACAGTtccattaaaaacattatcaaCAATACATCCCACTATACATACATTGATAATTATCAGTGTTACATCTTGTATGTCCACCCCATAGAATTAAACTTTAAGCCGATTTTCTACATGAGTTTTCCATAGAATATCGGGCAGACAATCCCTTTATGACGCTATAAATCTTTGTGACAAAGGTTCCTGTGTTCATATTGTGCATTGATCGATTTTTAAAGCCActcttttgtttattgttgtcGTGTAGCGTACTACATGTATCGATGATATGATTGTAGATAAACTTACTTATGGAAAATTGTTTAATCAGAAGATTTTTTCTCACTTCGTTTCAGTTTCAACCATGAATAGAAAAGATGGTTCAATATTTGTGGCTTTAAAAAGAGGTGTAAATGATTTGagaaatttgtattattttatgtctACTCCTAACAAggagttaatttttaattcacatGACTAAAGTCATGTATAACATAAAGTTATGTTAATACATGAAATCGAAAAATTGaatgtcaaaataaaattattttataaattaaaaaattcggagagtaaattttcttattttataatgtccCCTTGGCCCCTTCAATATTTCAGCTAACTTAAGCATCATAATAAGCCTATAAGTCACGTAAAAATGACTCTTAACGAACAAACCAAGCAGCCAGTCTAAGTACTATTTACCGAGTATTACGTTACAAATAAACGCTCTCACGTTAATGtagttgtaatatttttacatttaagcTTCTAGAGCTTACAGTAATGCACCTGTGACTTACCTAAAAGCCCTCGCCGCGAATATTTCGtgtaaactttatttttaatggcaCCACGTTAGCCTAATGGAAGACAAGGCGACCTATATTTTATGAGACAATTTTCACGGATGTTAAAGTTAGGTATGGCAGCTTTTAGACGTTATGACACAATTTGCTTAAGCCCGTCAAGTGTTTAAGGATCGGAGTGTCGGGGATGGCATTGACGGcttaattttatcataaacaGATTCTGTTCCAtcatttatctttattactGTCGTTTCGTTCCACTCTTAAATGGTTTTGATAGTAGCGATTTATTGTTGTCTATCTATGTCACCATGCAATAAAAATTGGGAATCTGTTTGATTTCATCTTCagtcttatttttataatctctcTTTAATTTCGTTTTGACAACATTATAAACCCTTTTGACCATATCGGTTGTGCcttgattataaaaataaaaattgaacatTTTTCTAAACTCAtagatattttcataattcgttggcctattaaatgttaaaccTAGCAATCAACTGATCGGTAGGTAGGATAGGACAGGTATATCTACCATACACGAAAAATAaagttgaaaatatattagtcAAGTCACAATAGTCCAATTTACTTAGAGAGAAACGCATGTCACATAAGTCAATACATTCTAAGCTGAATTGGCCAATTATTTGCTGTCCAAAGTAATTGAATAAACATGGACTGTCATAACTGATGTCCAATAATTCTTATTGGGCAATTTATTAAGCCATATTAACGAGAATGATGTTATTAATGCCATTAATATTTTCGCACAAGGGTATTTAGTGATAAGTGGGTGAATAAGGATTATCACTTTTAAAGGACGGCTTATAAATTCTCTTATGCATGCTTTAAGCGTTAATATGAATTGCCATGTGTATATTCACCCACAAAACTGTGgtaatctttttaatattatatactgtaTTCATAGTCAGTCAGTCATAGTCATAGTCATATTAATAGTGTATACTGTATTATCGTGACTAGTTAGGGTTCGTTTTTGAATTGTAATGTGATCTTTTTTTACGGTGGGTTAGCGGAGATCACTTTGTAAGCAAGGGTTacacatatatattttttatcagaaATAGAAGGTATAGAAGATAATATTTCCAGTTTTCTTCAACCAACCATTGTTCGAAGCGAGGGTcacaaaatcaatataaaatcgTGAATTGCAAAATAACAAGGAAGGATTCCTCATACAGATCCTATTTCTGTACTCATGTTTGTTTATGACTTGCCAGCTGTCACTCGCGATATAGTCTGGGCACTTTGTTTAGGCCCTACTTCCCGGGTCCaaactaacctaacctcaCAAACTTCGACTATCATTATAAACTTACCGATGTACTTACTTGAGTTTTCGTAAAATGGAATATCCTCtttttcttcaaaattaaGTATACGTTCATTGATACTTCAAtgtgttatattatatctatacagATCTAAAATAACATTAGACTTGTAAAAGTAACTGCCACAATTTTGCTGATTTCTTAAGCCCTTTCCGTCGCAACTGTATCTTATTAAGTATTGTTACTTTTAGTGCACAATAAAGACTTTTGATTTCGTTTGATATGTATTGTCTGTATCCGGTATgtgattgtatttttatcatacTATTTAGCACCTTTTAACGTTTAATTCTGTCTGTCTTAGTGCGGACGGCAACTACGAGGTGACGATAATGACGAAAGCCATCCTGCACCACGACGGGAAGGTGGTGTGGAAGCCGCCCGCCATTTACAAGTCGTTCTGTGAGATCGACGTCGAGTACTTCCCATTTGATGAGCAGACCTGCTTTATGAAGTTCGGTTCGTGGAGCTATGACGGTTATACGGTAactattattgttatatttaatatgaaagtaaGATTCGTTAACTTTATGGTATATCAAGAAAGTGCTATCTCTGGATAAATCAATATACGAACTAATAACAGTATTTGGAAAGAGATTCAAATCATTGTAACTAGTTGTGCATGTATCGTAAAAAGATTGTGCCTTCATCTAAATGAAATAtacaacattttcaaaaattaactaaaacatttccattaatatttaaatttactgcatttcaaatttttttatgaaaatgttatatttacaaataccaaTATTCATGTTCTTTGAAGTAAAACAgacaacttttaaaatattgaattgaaatatttaaattccatGCAAATACATGCATTCAATTATACTGTTCTATGAAAACCATCTAAAAGTATAATAGATGGCAtgtaattattcaaattcataCACCGAGATAAACATTTGCGCGAAGCAGCAACACAATATCAATACAGAGAAATATTGAAAGAATCCTGTAATTGAAGTCCTGCTTATGCATTCACCCTTTAAATACATTCCAAGGAGACAAGAGATATCGAATTTCTTTGTGTAAGTTCTTTGCGTCAGAAGAAATATCggcaaataataaataatacagcAACGAAGCGCAGGGTGTGATAAAAGTTTGGAATACAGTTAACGACGATAGGCCTCTGAAAGACGCCGTCATCAATCGAACTGAGGAAGCCAATAAATCCTGTGGTTCCGGCCTtcacataaataaaactaaagctTTTTATCTGTGTCTTATGCCATATGCGTTAAGGTtcacaaaaatgtttttcgaATTTTGTTTCCTTGTTCAGAGGAGGTTGctgttttctttataatattatttttatgcttttaaggtattattttaatggcgGTAAAATAAGAGAACGTTATACAATGATGGATATTCGACGTGCttaatattagatttaattatttataaaaatatgtaaggaATAGAAAcgttaatttatgtatttgttgAATCTTGGGTATTTCAAAACTCTTTAATTTTCAGGTGGATCTAAGACATTTGAAACAGACGCCGGATTCAGACCACATAGGAATGGGCATCGACTTATCGGAGTACTATATTTCAGTGGAATGGGACATCATGCGGGTACCTGCTACGCGAAATGAGAAATTCTACTCGTGCTGTGAAGAACCTTATCCTGACATCATTTTTAATCTTACTCTTAGAAGAAAAACACTTTTCTACACGGTCAATCTTATCATTCCCTGCGTCGGAATCTCTTTCCTGTCAGTGTTAGTCTTCTACCTGCCCTCTGATTCCGGAGAGAAGATTTCGCTTTGTATCTCCATTCTTCTATCGTTGACCGTGTTCTTCTTATTGTTAGCAGAAATTATTCCGCCAACGTCACTAACTGTCCCCTTGTTaggcaaatatttattatttacaatgatGCTAGTCACGTTATCAGTAGTTGTCACTATCGTggtgctaaatgtaaattttaggTCCCCAGTCACTCACAATATGGCTCCGTGGGTGCGCAAAGtctttatagattttttacctaaaatattgtgtatacAAAGACCAGAAAAACCGCCCGACgatgacgatgatgatgataatgacaAACCTACTGAGGTAAGATATTAATCCTTAATTCCAACTTAATTAAAAGAACGttccaaatatttttcctataaaataaTCTCATCACCCTGACTTACAAAAAATGCTTTAATACACCGGCGCAGCGTTTAATTAaatctgtaaaataaaagaaagaagTTTCTCAGGGAATCCTTTTAAAGAGAAAAACACGGCAGCTTTTCTCATCGTATTTCCTTCATTCAAAACATTTCCATCGGAATTGATTCAATACAAACAGCGTGCTATTAAGGCGAAATCGAAGCCGTCAACAATAACGGTTTTAATTGTCCTCAGCCGCGGGACTTTAGAAAAACGTTTTCTAAACTCATTGTGTTGAAGTGTATCGCTAAAATATCGTTTCCAGCCCAATTTCATTCCATTTCGATTTTCCTTTATTACTCAACGCCAGCGGGCTTAACGAGCGCGAGGTTCTTGTTATTTATGTTCCCCTCGTGGCTGCGGATAGATCGCGATATACGAGCCGGCACGCGGCCGAAACCCGAAACCTACTCGAGACTAATTGTGTGCCGGCTTAAGCTACCGATACATTGACTACGCGCCGCGCACTGACGTGTTCATTTCagcctattttttttaacgaaGTGTCGAGTAAGGAATTTTCTTTtcttaaataatgtttagttGCTCATACtcgtttgttttgtttaacgTATGCGTTTGTAAAAGATTTTAAGTTGATAATTTTTTCACTTCATATTCAATGGGGTGGTAATAAGATTTCTAATGTATTCTTAAACtgtaatttaattacttaaaaatagtTCTTGGAACTTTGAGAATTTTCATGTGTTCATGGTCtgtttcatataataaataaactattgttGTAGGTGCTGACTGATGTCTTCGGTGGTGACGATATGGACGGCAAGTTCAAAGAGTGGGCCTGCGAAGAATACGAGCTGCCAGGAATGCCCCCTTCTCCCCCTCCCCCTCCAGGTGGTGACGACGAGCTATTTTCCCCTCCCCCTGGATCTCCTTGTCGCTTGGACTTAGACGATGGTAGTCCGTCGTTAGAAAAGCCTTTTGTTAGGGAAATGGAAAAGACTATAGAAGGATCGAGGTTTATAGCGCAACACgtgaaaaataaagataaatttgaGAGCGTAAGTATTTTTTCATCACCTTAGTTGATCTGATTGAGACATGCTCTAAAGTAACTTTTTATTTGCAGGTGGAAGACGACTGGAAGTACGTAGCAATGGTATTAGATAGGATCTTCTTATTCGCGTTTACGATAGCATGTGTCGTCGGCACGgctcttataatatttagagcGCCCACTTTTTACGACAACACGAAACCGATAGATATCCTCTATTCAAAGATAGCGAAGAAGAAGTTGGAGTTGCTCAAAATGGGTTCGGAAGGTGACCCGGGTCTCTGAAATTCGTCTTACGTCTTCGGCCACTCGCCGCCGAAGACGTTCTGGGAGCTGATCGTCATGTGGTGGCACGGATGATCCATGTAAAGCTCCCAGCAGGGAACTGTTGGCGAGGACTCGTTGTGCTCAGTGTGGTGCCACGCGCTCGGTGCGCTGGACGTTTTACCGCGAGCGTTCAAACCGTCTTTTATACAAACTATTAGACTGTGTCCGTCGATAGTGAAATCGAGAACGGAATGGGCGTTTTGTGTTTACGCCAGATTTGCCATagctatttttataagaaatcgCCGGTCAACATTGCGTATAAGTCTATTTTGTATCTTCGGcatttgtttacaataattatttaatacgaCGCACAACATTGATTATCTATAGGATGATTGTATCGACTTTTATGTTCTGAAGTGTCGTCATCGatgtatcaaaataaataagattaaattaaagtaatgTTTACTTCGAATACAATATGAGCTCAAGTTAAATACActttaagtaatataaaagCAATTTCAAATGAACTAATTAATAGACCGCCGTAAATACGTATAATATTTTCGTGCGAACGTCCTCAATGTGTAGGGCACGTAGTTGAGGTGTGgattaaataagtattgtgaattatacatttaatattttataaactgcGTACTcgcgtaaaaataatatggacAATATGAATATGACGATCATAATATGCCCTgtagatgtaataaaagatgtAGATATCGTTAGGAATAACTAGGTAtcagaaataattattgaatctCATATTATGATGCCAAATAAGTTTAATGATAACAAGAATCGCGTCAGTGATATTGTTTGACTAGGTTTCGATAAAACAATTGACTGccaattgtaaaatataacttttataatactcgGTATTCTTAGATAGTTTGATAactcatttaattaattacaattttaacttGTGCCAAATATTGCCAGTTATTTCATAGTTTCGAAAAAGCCAACTGATTAAGTTAAGAATTGTCGTTCATTTTTGTATATGCTTGTTCATAGTTTCTTACATTGCTTGCCCAAAACAATGACTGATCGTTGGACTCCGCGTCTATTCTTATTGGAAGTATCTAATTCTGTAACTATTGATAAcgtatttgtattttcaataACAATCCTAGAGTACAGGGTAAAATTAGTACACAAACTTCTCTTGATTTGTAATCTCACGATTTCACTGATTGTAATGTCTTTTACACACTTAACGGCACTTTACCACTTAAAGTCTTAGATATTAAAATCATTGTTGAGGTTTGTGAATTTAGTCATAACAATTTAGGTAGTCTAAAATTTTTTCCTAGATTAGAATCGTTTAGTAATTCATTTCGTTCGTACCTATCCACTTCATACTCTAAAGTTTCGTAGTTTGTACTTTTGAGGTCATCTTATCTAGCGCATCTAAGCGCGTCATATTACACCACATTAACCCATTTGTAGGGTATCGTAGAATTTgtcgtaataataataataaataaaaaatttcgagCCGCGTTTTTGATATGTCAAAGTAATTCATGATTATTAGATACCTAATGATAATCTAGTTAAATCAaagttattcatattttaataaacacagCAAGAGATAGGAAAACAGGGAATGGTATAGTGAAATAAAACCGTATTGTGTGATTCGtcttaaatgtttataatatgtgttGTTGAATGTGTTTAGATGTTTGTAACGTTGCAAGCGAAGGCTAGTTTACATTAGATGACATAATTTTAGTACATACGGATGATGCTAATGCATCTTCGGACGCTCGCTAAAGGTTGAAAGAATTATAGTACCCACTGTTCCGAACGGACGCAAAAATCGCTAGTAAGCAGCTCTGAGCTATGTCAGGATTGATATAGGGGTAGAAATTAGGTTCGATGTGAACGTCACGTAGGTAAACCATGCGAACAGTGATAAATGGGAACTTGCGTCTAACAGATTGCTTCCCTCTTATTGGTCGATGATCGCACGATCCGCCGTAACACCGGTCTCGGAGCTGTCTGCCTCAATCACGGTTCAAAGGAATTTTTGAATGGAATTgttcaataattttactatAAGTACATCACATATATTAATCGAAGTAGGAATGTGCTATTGCACGCACCGAAACACACCAAATTAGTATTATCAGTAACATACTGTTAGTTAAGTCCACAGGCTTCCCTCACTGTTCCGTGATTATCTAATTTAATTGTAGATATTTGCTAGAAAATAAACGGTctgttgttataatatataaagctacactaccactcactgactgactcactgacatcgggtttctcggaaactacgtggaaagttggggggatttcgacgtggacgtgtagaggtgctcccagtgaccaccggaaaaatatagcgaactccaacaccctggacaagagggtggacccctggaggtgcgcaaaaacggtgatacctggagggggggtgtctgaacaaaaaatgctcggaactggtggtgattaccaggggtggtggaaaaatggggattttcgcgaaaacaagatggccgccgtactttgccaaaatcaccgtttatgaatccttacgtctcaaatttggcacacgtgctctgttcgagccggcgaatcgatcggtgccccgttcgagtggctccgggccccagtttccaactttcatacaacgcaaaatccaacggcccgcggaaacggtgcgagttgggtggggggtcccggaactaaaaatgatcaccaccctgggacgctaccagggagctacagtgggacgctcgattttggaatttttccatttttggcgcaaacataaaaacgtaaatttagacgaggtggtgcaatggagaaatacaccaatgatgcattcgtactcgcccagctcccaggatatccagaaaaatccgaaatcttaaactttccctcatctctcgaagacggtcaacggcccgcgcaaacggtagcagctacatctggggtgctcaaactaaacttgtagtagacctcgagcaattaccacagatagtgaaaaaaattcaaaatggcggaaaaaatggccgccgccatacaaattctaaaatggTCATCTCTGGtccgatcgcgctgaaacttggcacaggggctttagtcgagccgcacattgagatggcatactcataatcgagtttccatcgctggtttccgagtttc from Colias croceus chromosome 16, ilColCroc2.1 encodes the following:
- the LOC123698597 gene encoding acetylcholine receptor subunit alpha-like 1, translating into MVLAFVVGVLCVCGRLSVANPEAKRLYDDLLSNYNRLIRPVGNNSDRLTVKMGLRLSQLIDVNLKNQIMTTNVWVEQEWNDYKLKWNPDDYGGVDTLHVPSEHIWLPDIVLYNNADGNYEVTIMTKAILHHDGKVVWKPPAIYKSFCEIDVEYFPFDEQTCFMKFGSWSYDGYTVDLRHLKQTPDSDHIGMGIDLSEYYISVEWDIMRVPATRNEKFYSCCEEPYPDIIFNLTLRRKTLFYTVNLIIPCVGISFLSVLVFYLPSDSGEKISLCISILLSLTVFFLLLAEIIPPTSLTVPLLGKYLLFTMMLVTLSVVVTIVVLNVNFRSPVTHNMAPWVRKVFIDFLPKILCIQRPEKPPDDDDDDDNDKPTEVLTDVFGGDDMDGKFKEWACEEYELPGMPPSPPPPPGGDDELFSPPPGSPCRLDLDDGSPSLEKPFVREMEKTIEGSRFIAQHVKNKDKFESVEDDWKYVAMVLDRIFLFAFTIACVVGTALIIFRAPTFYDNTKPIDILYSKIAKKKLELLKMGSEGDPGL